The nucleotide sequence ACGATGAAGAGATTCTCTCCACTCCCCTCGGCCACGAATCCAAATGAGTCGAGCATGATTCCTTCGACATAGCCGTTGCCGCGTGCTTCTATCTTGGACAGCTGCGAGTTGAGATAGTTGCCGCCTGCCTTCGCGAGTGTAGGCATCGTGTCCGGCGCCGGACGACGCCAGCTCGACACACACACGTCGACGCCAGCTTCGAGCGCTTCGTGACCGAGATACCGTCCCCAGATCCATGGGATGACGAACGTCTCGACCGGTGCCTTGAACGGCAGGACACCCATCTCCTCGCCGGTACGCAATGCCACCGGACGGAGGTAACAGGCCCCCAGCTCGTTCTCCGACACGACATCACTGCACGCGCCCATCAGGTCGGCGAGCGAATGCTGCATCGGCATGCGATATATACGGCACGAGTCGAGGAACCGGCGCATGTGATCCTGCAGCCGGAAGATCGCGGGCCCGTCGGGGGTATCGTAGCAGCGGATCCCCTCGAATACCGAGGAACCGTAATGGACAACATGGCTCATGACGTGAATCGTCGCATCCTGCCAGTCGACGAACGTCCCGTCTCGCCAGATTTTGTGCGTGCTCATGACCTAAACTAAGGGATTGGAGCGCTTCGCCGCGAGGGGTTCGCCGGTCAGTTGCTCGCTCCGCCAGGTGTGGAGAGCATGTCCGGAGGCGGTGACCCGCCCGTGAAGTGCGCCCGGCTGCATCATCAGCTCTCCCTGTTCGACGAGATGACGACCCGCGACCACGACCAGATACGCCCGGCTCCCGCCCAGCGCGAAGACGAGCGCGGCCTCCGGATCTCGACCTGGATTGGCGCGGGACGTATCGAGCCGAAATGCGGCCAGATCGGCACTCTTGCCTGGCTCGAGCGAGCCGG is from Gemmatimonadota bacterium and encodes:
- a CDS encoding branched-chain amino acid transaminase, whose protein sequence is MSTHKIWRDGTFVDWQDATIHVMSHVVHYGSSVFEGIRCYDTPDGPAIFRLQDHMRRFLDSCRIYRMPMQHSLADLMGACSDVVSENELGACYLRPVALRTGEEMGVLPFKAPVETFVIPWIWGRYLGHEALEAGVDVCVSSWRRPAPDTMPTLAKAGGNYLNSQLSKIEARGNGYVEGIMLDSFGFVAEGSGENLFIVRDGTLYTSTISSSILNGITRDCVIRIARDLGYPVSEQSIPREMLYISDEAFFSGTAAELTPIRSVDKQEVGTGKPGPITLAIQEIYMGIATGKMPDRYGWLTRVESRVTA